A genomic segment from Andrena cerasifolii isolate SP2316 chromosome 7, iyAndCera1_principal, whole genome shotgun sequence encodes:
- the LOC143371083 gene encoding venom serine protease Bi-VSP, translated as MLFTCLALIGLLHPLVRVVSAQGQSCSTPNSEGGVCLNIRSCPPLLNLLQRDGLAAGDYLRRSLCSYQDGNPIVCCPVNNANPLRGGKVTQDSPYGPLLPPHCGFSNASHTKVVGGVPSKLGAWPWIVALGYRSRNNPSEPTWRCGGSLISARHVLTAAHCASLDTLYVVRIGDLNLKRDNDGAYPVQLEIEEKILHPAYSTAAFVNDIAVLRLVQDVPFSEHVYPICLPVEDPVRSKDFFRSYPFIAGWGSVGVNGLSSDDLLETQVPVVSNEACQQAYSNFSAAVIDHRVLCAGYARGGKDACQGDSGGPLMLPQLRTYYQIGVVSYGYKCAEPGYPGVYARITEYLDFILSALR; from the exons ATGCTGTTCACGTGTTTGGCGTTAATAGGCTTGCTACATCCACTGGTCCGCGTGGTATCTGCCCAAG GTCAGTCGTGCAGCACTCCGAACTCCGAGGGAGGCGTTTGCCTCAACATCAGAAGCTGCCCGCCGTTGCTGAATCTCTTGCAAAGGGATGGCCTCGCGGCTGGCGATTATCTCAGGCGATCTTTATGCTCCTACCAGGACGGAAATCCGATCGTGTGTTGTCCCGTGAACAACGCGAATCCTCTTAGAGGCGGTAAAGTGACGCAAGACAGCCCCTATGGACCGTTACTTCCGCCGCACTGTGGTTTTAGCAACGCCAGCCACACAAAGGTGGTCGGTGGTGTGCCATCCAAACTAG GTGCTTGGCCCTGGATCGTCGCCCTCGGATATCGCAGCAGGAACAACCCTTCAGAACCAACATGGCGTTGCGGAGGATCCCTGATATCCGCCAGGCACGTCTTGACCGCTGCCCACTGTGCATCCCTCGATACTCTGTACGTGGTTCGAATCGGGGACTTGAATTTGAAGCGCGACAACGATGGGGCTTATCCAGTTCAGTTGGAAATCGAGGAGAAGATCCTGCACCCCGCGTACAGTACGGCAGCGTTCGTGAACGATATCGCGGTTCTTCGGCTGGTTCAGGACGTGCCGTTCTCGG AACATGTGTACCCGATTTGTCTTCCCGTGGAGGATCCCGTTCGAAGCAAAGACTTCTTCCGCTCCTACCCATTCATCGCTGGGTGGGGATCAGTTGGAGTCA ATGGATTATCCAGTGACGATCTCCTAGAGACACAAGTGCCCGTGGTCAGTAACGAAGCCTGCCAGCAGGCTTACTCTAACTTCAGTGCCGCGGTCATCGATCATCGTGTGCTGTGCGCTGGATACGCGCGCGGTGGAAAGGATGCTTGCCAG GGTGACAGTGGAGGGCCACTTATGTTACCTCAACTACGCACGTATTACCAGATAGGCGTCGTGTCTTATGGCTACAAGTGCGCCGAACCTGGCTACCCTGGTGTCTACGCTCGAATCACCGAGTACCTCGACTTCATTCTCTCAGCACTGCGATAA